Part of the Virgibacillus necropolis genome, GATTGCTTTAGGAATATTTATAAGAAATAACTTTTATAGTATTATTTATAATATTTCCTTGACCTTATTATTTTTTGGGCAAGCAATATTTTACATATATAACGACTCTGATTTTATCTTAGTTTTGTATATGGCCTCACCAATGCTTTTTCTTTTTACTGTTGATAAATTCAATAATGATAAGGTAAATAAATTTAATAAAATTAAAGTAGATTTAAAGGATTTTTATACTTATATTTTTCTGCTATTTTTAACTGTAATATTAATTGCACCTTATTTCCAAAATATAAATTCTATAAATTTGAAAAACCTTTTATTCATTGATATTTATGAGACTAGACAGTCAGAAAGTAATAGCTCAAACTTTCTAATGGGATATATTTTCTCCCCTTTATCAAGGGTTTTGTTACCTTTTTTATTTATATATTCAGTTAATAATAAAAAATGGTTCCTAACTATCTTTTCAACTTTAAGTATTATTATGATTTTTTTATTGAATGGTGCTCTGAAAAGTATTCTTATAGGTTTTATAGCAGCCATATTTTTTCTAGGGGGAAGTTATAACAAAAAAAATTCAAGGTTTCTTATTGCCTTATTTATAACTTTCACCGTATCTTTGTTTCAATATTCATTATCTGGATCTTATCTGATAGCGGATTATATTAGAAGAATATTTTTAACACCTGCAAAATTATTTCAAGTGTATTATGATTATTTTTACGAGAACTATACATTCTTTAAACATTCAAGTATTGCTGAAATACTAGGAGTAAATGAATATGATGTTTTTATTCCACACTTTATTGGACAAAGTGTTCTCGGGCGTGAAAATTTATCAGCAAATGTAGGTGTTTTTACTGAGGGTTTTTTGAGTTTTGGAACATTAGGTGTAATCTTTTCCTCTATTATATTTGTGTTTTTAATATATGTTATTAAACAATTGAATCTTTCCCCTTCGTATTTTGGTATTGTTTTTAGTTTCCTTTATGTTATAAATACTGCATTTATTGAGACTTTATTATTTACACATGGATTATTGTTTTTATTATTGTTCGGCTTCTTTTTCATTCCATCCGATAAAGGAAATATAGATTATAAACGGTACCAAAAAAAATAAATTATGTAACAAACTGCCTTGAAAAGATATTTGAACAAAACATATACTAATTACTTAATATTTTTTATAAAAATTAAATTATTGGTTGATTGGGAATGGAATGTTTAAGAAGTGTATAGATATAACGAGTGTGTTTAAAATTAAAGCTTTAAGGAGTATATAATGAAAGATAAACTTGTAAGTTTAAGTAGGAAGCCGTTTGTTCGTAATGTTTTTATAATGGCTACTGGAACAGCTGCAGCACAGATCATTACAATGGCGTTCTCTCCTATTATAACTCGTATGTATGGACCTGAATCTTTTGGTGTTCTTGGTGTATTCATGGCGATGGTAGGAATTATAGGACCGGTTGCGGCTTTGACTTATCCTATTGCTATAGTATTACCCAAAAGTGATGCAAACGCAAAAGGTCTAGTTCGTCTTGCCTTATACATTACATTAATAGTTACTGTAGTAGCAACATTGATTTTAATATTATTCAATAGGCCACTAGCAAGGTTATTACAGATAGAAGAAATTAGCCCATTTTTATATTTAGTCCCTTTAGTTGTTTTGTTTTCCGGCGTCCTTCAAGTAGTTCAACAATGGCTAATACGCAACAAACAGTTTGGTATAACAGCAAGAGTAACAAGCTTGCATGCATTGCTTTTACAAAGTAGTATAGTAGGAGTCGGGTTGTTTTATCCAATGTCGATAATACTTGTGACTCTAAGTACTGCTGGCCAAGCTCTGAAGGCATTTATGCTATTTATAGGAGTAAGAAAATCCCAAAGTAAAGGGAGTAAGACTACTTATAAGCCTGTTTCTTTAAAAAAGTTGGCAAAAAAGTATAGGGACTTCCCGCTATTTAGGGCTCCTGAAGTCTTCTTAAATGCAGCTTCCCAAAGCCTTCCAATTTTATTATTAACAAGTTTTTTTGGACCTGCTTCAGCGGGTTTTTATACACTTGGCAAGACTGTACTGGGGGCGCCATCACAACTCATCGGTAAATCAGTAGGGGATGTATTTTATCCTCGAATTTCTGAAGCAGCAAAAAATCATGAAAATCTATCTAATTTAATTACCAAGGCCACCATAGCACTTGGAGCAATAGGCATAATCCCTTTTGGACTGGTAATCATCTTTGGACCTTGGCTTTTCAGTTTCGTGTTTGGGGAAAATTGGGTGATTGCAGGGGAGTATGCGAGATGGATTGCACTCTGGTACTTTTTCGGATTTATGAATAAACCATGTGTTAGAGCCTTACCTGTTCTGTCGGCGCAGGCTTTTCATTTAATTTTTACTTTATTAATGTTAATAATACGAGTTACTGTTTTAGCAATTGGTTATTATGTATTTGCAAGTGATTTGGTTGCTATTGCTTTCTTTGGTGTGTCGGGCGCTATACTTAATATATGTCTAATATTAATTACAATTCGCATAAGTAAAAACTATGATAATCAATACGGAGACATAAAATAAATTAACGATAATGTACTATCTTTCCTATTTAAATTTAAATCTAATATAGTATTTGCAAAACAATAGTTCATTTTATTTCCGGTTGATAGTTTACTAAAGTATTACAAGTAGAATAAATGAAAGTAATATTCATCCTTAATATTTATTATTATGAAATAAATTAATTAGCTTCTTTGCTATTT contains:
- a CDS encoding O-antigen polymerase; the protein is MKSSIKRSFLLLLIYITLIVNYKYIIAFHFDYLGFQIQYFSVSKLFIATVMVILLIALGIFIRNNFYSIIYNISLTLLFFGQAIFYIYNDSDFILVLYMASPMLFLFTVDKFNNDKVNKFNKIKVDLKDFYTYIFLLFLTVILIAPYFQNINSINLKNLLFIDIYETRQSESNSSNFLMGYIFSPLSRVLLPFLFIYSVNNKKWFLTIFSTLSIIMIFLLNGALKSILIGFIAAIFFLGGSYNKKNSRFLIALFITFTVSLFQYSLSGSYLIADYIRRIFLTPAKLFQVYYDYFYENYTFFKHSSIAEILGVNEYDVFIPHFIGQSVLGRENLSANVGVFTEGFLSFGTLGVIFSSIIFVFLIYVIKQLNLSPSYFGIVFSFLYVINTAFIETLLFTHGLLFLLLFGFFFIPSDKGNIDYKRYQKK
- a CDS encoding lipopolysaccharide biosynthesis protein, with the protein product MKDKLVSLSRKPFVRNVFIMATGTAAAQIITMAFSPIITRMYGPESFGVLGVFMAMVGIIGPVAALTYPIAIVLPKSDANAKGLVRLALYITLIVTVVATLILILFNRPLARLLQIEEISPFLYLVPLVVLFSGVLQVVQQWLIRNKQFGITARVTSLHALLLQSSIVGVGLFYPMSIILVTLSTAGQALKAFMLFIGVRKSQSKGSKTTYKPVSLKKLAKKYRDFPLFRAPEVFLNAASQSLPILLLTSFFGPASAGFYTLGKTVLGAPSQLIGKSVGDVFYPRISEAAKNHENLSNLITKATIALGAIGIIPFGLVIIFGPWLFSFVFGENWVIAGEYARWIALWYFFGFMNKPCVRALPVLSAQAFHLIFTLLMLIIRVTVLAIGYYVFASDLVAIAFFGVSGAILNICLILITIRISKNYDNQYGDIK